The following proteins are encoded in a genomic region of Hypanus sabinus isolate sHypSab1 chromosome 19, sHypSab1.hap1, whole genome shotgun sequence:
- the LOC132377671 gene encoding uncharacterized protein LOC132377671 isoform X3, with product MSHCRQQGKDRIIFVTKEDHETPSSAELIADDPNDPYEDQDEDWRYLSSTLTRTVKCVVCINDGHSPRTCWGSPCFWCPQITDPNLDVFVCGSWIPGGDPHGHRENYKLLTDSGRG from the exons GCAAAGACAGGATCATCTTCGTCACCAAGGAGGATCACGAGACTCCGAGTAGTGCTGAGCTGATTGCAGATGATCCCAACGACCCTTACGAAGATCAAG ATGAAGATTGGCGTTATCTGTCGAGTACATTaacacgtacagtgaaatgtgtcgtttgtatCAACGACGGACACAGTCCGAGgacgtgctggggcagcccatgTTTCTGGTGCCCACAGATTACTGATCCAAATCTGGACGTCTTTGTGTGTGGAAGCTGGATACCCGGAggagacccacatggtcacagggagaattacaaactccttacagacagtggcaggggtTGA